Below is a window of Hydrogenimonas sp. DNA.
GCTGGCACGTACCATAGTGCTCGACCCGCAGATAATCCTATATGACGAGCCTACCAGCGGCCTCGACCCTATTACGAGCGATCTGATATCGCAGATGATAATTCATCTTAAAAAGAGACTTGGTGTCACCTCGGTACTCATATCTCACGATATCAAGGAGAGTTTCAAAGCCGGAGACTATTTTGCGATGCTCTATGACGGAAAGATAATCGAGACAGGTGATGCGGAACATTTCAAAAATACGAAAAACCCCTACGTAAGACAGTTTCTGGATGGGAAGAGTGAGGGTCCCATCCAGTTTCAGGAGCGTTGATTCAGGTTCAATCCATCTGGTTGCGCATCCAGGTGGGGATATCTAGAATCTCCTCGTTGTCGTAGCCGCCCACCACCTTTACCCTGGGTGTACTTGCGGGGATGGAGGAGTCGTCCAACTCCGGCTGCATCAGGGTGATCTGCTGTGTTTTGGACTCCTTCTTCTCCTCGACGGCTCTCTTCTCCTCTTCGTTTTCAAAGCCTGTAGCGACTATGGTTATCTTCACTTCATCCGGAGAGAGTGTTTCGTCTGTCGTTGTACCGAAGATCACGTGTGCATCTTCATCGGCGTTATCCTCGACGATACCCATAGCTTCGCTTATCTCTAGCAGCGGATATTCTGGGTGAATATGGAAGTGTACGAGAACCCCCATCGCGCCGTTGATGCTCATATTGTCGAGCAGCGGTGACTCTATCGCATTCTTGACAGCTTCGTAGGCCGAGCTGGGTCCGTTCGCTTCACCTACCCCCATCAGTGCCAGACCGCGGTGGCTCATGACCGTATTGACATCCGCAAAGTCGAGGTTTATATCGTGCTCCCCTTTGGAGAGAATGACATTGCTTATTCCGCTGACCGCACGCGAAAGGATATTGTCGACCATTTTGAAGCTCTCTTTTATCCCGAGATTTTTGTCGATTATGCTTAGAAGCTTCTCATTCGGAATCACGATTATTGAATCGCTCTCTTTCTTGAGCTCTTCGAGGCCGCTTTCAGCCAGTTTCAGCCGCTTTCTGCCTTCGAACCTGAAGGGTTTTGTGACAACAGAAACGGTCAGGGCCCCGACCTCTTTTGCGGCTTGTGCGATGATAGGTGCCGCGCCGGTACCGGTACCGCCTCCCAGTCCGGAAGAGACGAAGACTATATCCGCACCGTTGAGAACCTCTTTGATCGCGTCGAAGCTCTCTATCGCCGACTGCTGCCCTATCTCGGGCTTCATGCCTGCGCCCAGCCCCTTCGTAAGCTTTTCGCCTATCTGGATTTTGTACGGGGCCTTAGAGGTTTCGAGGGCTTGAACGTCTGTGTTCGCGACTATCAGGTCTATCCCTTCGATTCCCTGGTTGATCATATGGTTGATCATGTTGCCGCCGCCGCCTCCGACACCGATAGCCTTTATTTTGGCTCCGCTGATTGTGGGGGACTCTTCGATTGAAAATTTACTGCTCACTCTTTGCTCCTTTAAAAAATCTGTGTCATCCAGTGCCATAATTTCTTTATTTTACGGCCGATGCTCTCATTCTCATCCTCCTGGGCGACCCTCGCCAGTGTCTGTTTTATCTCTTCGTTTTTCAGATTGCCGGGTTCGGGTTCATCCTCCGAGGTCGGCGATATGCCGTGCATATCTCCCTCAGCGGACGGAACGCTGCCTTTTTTGTGAAGCATCTTTCTGTTGGAGTCGATCTCATACTGCGTATAGCCTCCGGCTGCATACTCCAGAAGTCCTACAACGGTAGAGAAAGCCTGGTCGTGCAGCGGTTTGAAATCGCCCTCCAACTGCAGAGGTCTGGCTATGCGCACCGGCATATTGTCGAAGATAGCCATAGCCAGCTCTCTTATTCCTTCGAGTTTTGTCATTCCTCCGGTCAGTACGATTCCCGCACCTATCTGCTCTTTAAGGTTGCTCTTCTCCAGCTCTTTGGCAAGAATCATAAGTGTCTCCTGGACCCTGGCCTGAATCACGTTGTATACAATCTCCAGCGAGACCTCATGGTTCTCATCCTCGTCACCTATGACGGGGATCTCGATGAGTTCGTTCGAAGGAGTTTTGAGTGAGCCGTATTCGAGTTTTATCCTCTCCGCTACGTGAAGCGGGGTATGCAGTGCCATCGAAAGGTCGTTGGTTATATGGTTGGAGCCGACAGCAAGGAAGGTGTTGAAACGGATGGAGTTGCCTGAGTGTATCACCATTTCACAAGTCGAACCGCCCATATCTATTACACATACGCCGAGCTCTTTCTCGTCGTCTCCGAGCACCGATATAGCAGAAGCGTAACCTGCAAGAACGACACTCTCTATCTCTATTCCGGCAGACTTGACAGCCTTTTTGAGATTGCTCAAGTTCGATTTTTGGGTGGTTATTATGTGTGTGTCAACTTCGAGGCGGCTGGCGTTCATTCCGAACGGGTCCTCTATGAACTCCTGCTCGTCGACTTTGAAGTTGTAAGGGAGGACATGAAGAACCTCGTATTCGTTCGGGATATTGGCATTGTAAAGAGCAGTCTGCATGACGCGGTTTATCTCTTTGATGCCAATCTCCTGCTGCGGTATGTTGACGATACCGGAGCTGTTGATCGATCTGGTGTAGGCTCCGGAGATGGAGATTACAGCTTTGGGGGCTATGGTGCCGGCGACCCGTTTGGCGTCGCTGAGTGCCTGCCTTATTGAACGGGATGTCAACTCGATATTGGTTATCGTGCCTTTGCGGACCCCTTGCGACTTGGCGACACCGGAGCCTACTATATTTATTCCGCTCTCTTTCTGTTCGGCTATGACAACGCTTACTTTGCTGGAACCGATGTCGATCGCCAGGAGAGGTCTGCTCACTCGCTTTCCTTTAGATATATTTCCACAGGATACTGCTGCTGAAGCCGTTTTATCAGGCTGCTTTGAAGCAGGTTTTCTTTCATTTTGCCCGTATTCTCTTTGACAAACTCGATATTTTCTTCGAGTTTCTTTTTGTTAAGCAACTTCTGTTCCAGAATTTCGTAACTGACAGCTTTGTTGTCAAGAAGTATCGCTCCGTGAGCCTTTTTTGTACTGAAGAGTTTTTGAAGAAACGCGGCGGCTTCGTCGTTTGAAAGCGGTTTCAGTTTGTCAACGCTGTCGCGTGTCAAAAAGTCCGAAACGGTACCATCCTGAAGGTTTTCGCTGTATGATTCGGCGAGCTTCAGAAGCAGCTCTCTTCTCTTTTTCGAGATGTAGTCACGTTTGACATCCGCATACGCCTCTTCAAATGTTTTCGGGCGGGGCAAAACCACATCGTCAACCCTGATTATCACATATTTCCCGTTTTCGACTTTGGGTTTGAGCGTAGTGTGTGCCGCCGCCTCTTCGATATCTTTCCAGGTTTCGGCTGAGAAACGGGGATCGCCTGCATCCAGCGTAACACTCTCCTGCGGAGCCTTCCTCTCTTTTTTAAGGTCAATGTAGGCGAGCTGTGCCGCCTTTTTGGACGCTTTCAGGCGAAGAGCGGCGACAACTCTCTCTCTCGCCTCTTCAAGAGGCAGAATTTTTCCTTCACTGTCGGTAAAATCAGTGCGGTTGGATTTGTAGTACTCCTCTATCTCCGTTTCGTCCGGTGTTTGTGAAGAGGGTTCGACCCAGAGGAGTGAGAGCTTGTAGCGTGTCGGAGTCATATACTCTGTTTTGTGCTTTTTCCAGTAGCTTTTCAGTGCGGCTTCATCGGCCTTTACCTTCACATCTTCCGCGTTGAAGACTCTGTATCGGATTTTGTCGGAGATAAAGAGTGCCGAACCGAAAGCGTTAGTTTCAAGAGGCGCCGTTCCCATATCGAGCAGACGCAGCGTCTTTTTAATGAGCAGTTCATCTTTGAGGCTCGCTTCGAACACTTTCGGCTTCATCCGCATGTTTCTCAGCATGGAGAGATAGGTATTTTTGTCGAAGGAACCCTCTTTCTGGAAAGCCGGAATGGAGAGAATCGCCTGCTGTACTTCAGCGTCACTTACGGTAACTCCGTGCTCTGCCGCGAAATTTTTGATCAGAGCCTGATAGATGAGAGACTGAAGAGCCTGCTGCTTCAGGCCGAGCTGCTTGGCGGTGGCTTCGTCCAGCGTCCCTCCGAGTGTACGGTTGTACTGCTCATATATGTTGCTGTAGGCATTTTGAAACTGTGTCATCGTGATCGGTATATCGCCTACGAGAGCGACACTGTTGCTTTTGCTTCCGTACTGGTAGGTTCCCCAACCTACGAAACCGGCACCTACGAAAGCTATGGTGCTGATCCAGATAGTTACAACAAGATATTTTCTGTGCTTCTGCATCCAGGATATCATTCAAAGGCCTTTGGTAGTTTTTGGATATAATTGCTTAACAATTTTATTTAAATCGAAATTAATTCCGGTTTAAACCCAGTCTGTTAACATCGGAAATATCGGTATTTTACGATAATTTTACATTTTGTCAAAAACTTTGACAGACGTTGACATACCGCATCGGTAGAAAAGGGGTGAAACAGTGAACAACTCGGAGATGATGAGACGCGACCTCGCACACATATGGCATCCGTGTACGCAGATGAAAGATCACGAGTCTCTGCCTCTGATTCCGGTCAAATCTGCCGAAGGTGTATGGCTCGAGGATTTCGACGGGAAGAGGTACATAGACGCTATAAGCAGCTGGTGGGTTAACCTCTTCGGTCATGCCAACCCGTACATAAGCGGAAAACTTTCGGAACAGGCACGGAAACTCGAGCATGTACTGCTTGCCGGCTTTACACACGAGCCGGCTGTACTGCTGGCCGAGAGACTCTGTGCGGTTGCACCCGGAGAACTGAACAGACTCTTTTTCGCCGACAACGGCTCCAGTGCGGTGGAGATAGCTCTGAAGATGAGCTACCATGCACACCTGAACAACGGTGAAGAGAGGCCGCTCTTCCTATCTCTGACCAACAGCTACCACGGCGAGACGATAGGGGCCCTTTCGGTAGGAGACGTCGAACTCTACAAAAAGACCTACGAGCCTATACTCATCAGATCGGTACAGACGCCGGTCCCGGAAGACAGAAGCGAAGAGGCCGCAGGCAGGGCCGCCGAAGCTCTGGAAGATATTCTGCGTCTTAACGCGAATCGCATCTCCGCCCTTATCGTTGAACCGCTGGTACAGTGTGCCGGAAATATGCATATGTACCACCCGCTCTATCTCAGACTTGCGAAAGAGATCTGCGAAAGGCACAACGTTCATCTGATAGCTGACGAGATCGCCGTCGGATTCGGGCGGACAGGGACGATGTTTGCGTCTGAACAGGCCGGCATAGTACCGGATTTCATGTGCCTCTCCAAGGGGCTTACAGGCGGGTTCATGCCGATGGCGGCGGTTCTTACCACGGATGAGATATATTCGGCTTTCTACTGCGACTATCTGGAGTACAAAGCCTTTTTGCATTCACACAGCTATACCGGCAATCCGCTCGGCTGCAGCTGTGCTCTGGCGGTGCTCGATATATTCGAAAAAGATAATGTCATAGAGAACAACAGGCGCAAAGCCGGGCTTTTGGATGAACTTCTGGAGCCTTTCAAAGAGCTGGAAAATGTCAGGGAGGTTCGCCGCACAGGTATGATAGCGGCGGTGGAGCTCGAAGGTTACAGCCCCGTAGAGAGAGTCAACCTGAAGATTTTCGACTTCTGCCTGAAAAGGGGAGTCTTTGTGCGGCCGTTGGGTAGTGTACTCTATTTCATGCCGCCGTACGTCATAAGCGACGAGGAGATGAAGATGATGACCGAGACGGCATATGAAGCGGTGAAGTCGTTATGAGTGAGGGGGTCTTTGTAGGGACGTCAGGCTTCTATTACGAGCACTGGCGGGGAGTTTTCTACCCGGAAGATCTTCCGAAGAGCCGCTTTTTCGATTTTTACAACAAAGAGTTTTCGACCGTGGAGATGAACAGTACCTTCTACCATCTTCCGCGGCTGAAAACGGCTGAGCACTGGTTCGAACTCTCACCGGAGGACTTCCTCTTTTCGCTCAAAGCATACCGCGGAATCACCCACTATCGCAAACTGCGTGAGTGCAAAGATGAGCTATACCGCTACCTCCACCTGATAAAACCTCTGAAGCCCAAACTGGGTGCCGTTCTTTTCCAACTGCCGCCTTCGCTGCATATAGATCGCGCTCTTTTGGAAGATTTCTTCAAAACTCTTCCTCCCGGTTATAGGTTCGTGATGGAGTTCAGGCACGACAGCTGGCTTAATGAAGATATCTTCAATCTTATGAAATCCTACAATGTCGCTCTCTGCATCAACGATTTCGGCAGACGGAAGATGCCGATGGAGCTTACGGCCGACTTCGGGTATATCCGTCTGCACGGCCCGACTGGCAGATACGGAGGGAGCTACAGCGATGAGGAGCTGAAAGAGTGGGCGGAAAAGATCGGCTCCGCCATGAATGTTCTGAAGTCGATGTTCGTATACTTCAACAACGACTTCGGGGGTTACGCCGTGGAGAATGCCAAGAGGCTTCTCAAGATGATATAATGCAGAAAAAAATTTGGACCGCGATGGATAAGAACAGACCTCATATTCCGGTACTTTTGGATCAGGTGCTGGAGTGTTTTGGCGCTATGCGCGAAAGCGGTGTTTTTGTCGACTGTACGCTGGGTTACGGCGGGCACAGCGAAGCGATACTGCAAAATTTCGACCGGATAAAACTCATAGGCATAGATCGCGATCCGGAGGCGATTGAGTACTCGTCGAAACTGCTTGGCAGGTTCGGTGAGAGGTTCGAAGCCAGGTGCGGGCGCTTTTCCGATCTGCTGCCTCAAATTTTGGAAGAGTCGCCTCTCTGCGGTGTTTTGGCCGATTTCGGTGTCTCTTCGCTTCAGCTCGACAAAAAGGAGAGGGGTTTCAGCTTCCTCTCCGAAGGACTGGATATGCGTATGGGGCCGGATGCGAAGCTGAGCGCCTACGATGTTGTCAACGGCTATCCGGTTGAAGAGCTCGAAAGAGTTTTCAGAGATTATGCCGAGGAGAGATCCTACAGGAGAGTTGCGCGGGCGATCGTCGAGGCGCGGAAGAAGAGGCCGATTGAAAGCGGTATGGAACTTGCCGATATAGTCGCAAAGGTTTTACCCAAAAGGGGCAAGACAAACCCGGCCACCGCGCTCTTTCAGGCAATCCGTATAGAGGTGAACGATGAGCTCGGCGAGATAGAGAGGCTGCTGGATGTTCTGGAGGCCAATCCTCCCAAGGGTGCCGTAGTGGGATTGATTACGTTTCACTCCCTTGAAGACAGACTGGTGAAGCAGCGTTTCAGAAAGTGGAGTGTTGAGTGTATATGTCCCCCCGGTGTATACAGGTGTGAGTGCGGCGGCGGCCACGCACTGGGAAAGATAGTGAACAGAAAACCTCTGACGGCGACGAAGGAGGAGCTGAAGCGGAACCCGCGTAGCAGAAGTGCGAAACTCAGATGTTTTGTTTTCAGCTAACTGACGTTACGCAAAAAGCGTAACGTCATCTCGAAATCTACGATTTCGTGGCTTTATGGGGGTGCAGGGGACGGTCACTCCCCGCCAAAGTCCGGGCTTTGCTCAAGCTTTGCATAACATCAGTAAAAAGGAAGTTGTCGATTTGATGCACAAAGATGTTAAAGAAAAAACGGAACTTGCCGATAGTATATCTGAGACCGTTTACGATGGTACGGCAGATTGGCAGTTTCTATTTATCGTCATCATCACGATTTTCATAACTCTCCTTCTTTTAATGCCGAAGATATATCTGCGAAATTCGATCTATTACGAAAGCCGTGCCATCGACCGTCTCGAGACCCAGTACGGCGCTCTCATGGAAGAGCACAAACTCCTTAGCCGCAAGGTCGAGGGTCTGAAAGTGAAAAATCAGATCCTCGATACTATCTTCTAGGCGAAGCCGTAATGATAGAAAAGTTTATACGTTTCGCCATCGAAAAGCCGATTCTCAACCATATTTTTCTCGTTTTTCTGTTTCTCCTATCTATCTTCGCCTACATAAACATACCCAAGGAGATATTTCCTCCGGCGAATCTGGACAGAATCACCGTAACCGGACATTACGCTGGTGCCAGTGCCGATACCCTGGACAAGATGGCTGTCCACTCTATCGAAGACGGGTTGAAAAACCTGAGCGAAATAGATAGCGTGGAGTCGGTGATAAAAAACGGATCTTTTTCGATAGGTGCGGATATAAAGCCGGGTAACGATGCCGACCTGGCCCTCAGCGACGTAAAGGATGTAATAGCAAACATAAGGCGTGACCTTCCGTCCGATATGGACGAACCGATAGCGAAGGTGGCAAAAAGAAGCTTTCCTCTTGTCATCATAGCGGTTGCAGGAGATGTTCCGAAAAAGAGGCTGCTGCAGATCTCCGAGGAGATAAAGAGCGACCTCGCCGGTTTCAAGGATCTCAGTGACATAGTGATTTACGGCGATGCCGACGACGAGTTGGACATAATCCTGGATGTAGCAAAGATCGAGGCCTACGGGCTTACCAAACGTTCGGTAGTAAACACGCTTTCGCGCATCTCATCCATATTTCCGATAGGCTCGATAAAAGAGCGCGGAAACCATCTTTTCGTCAGTACGATAAACGGTGAGAAGAGTGCGGAGGCCCTTGAAGAGACGCTGCTGAAGATCGACGGAAGGACGATTCGGCTCAAAGATATCGCCGAGGTGAAGTTCACCCTCAGCGACCCTGCCGAGATATCGCACTTCAACGGCATAAAGAATGTCTCGATATCGGTCAGCAAGTCGGAGGAGGGCAACGCTATCGCCCTTTCGAAGCAGATAAGAGAGCTTCTTGCCGGCTACTCCGAAAAGTACGGCAACCTCACCTTCAATGTCTACACAGATACATCCGTCTGGATAAAAAACCGTTTAAATACAGTCGTCTCCAACATTATTTTCGGTCTCAGCCTCGTGTTTTTGTCGATGCTGCTATTTGTCAACGCCCGTATCGCACTGGTTGTCGCGGTAGGTATTCCGGTAAGTTTCATGATAGGACTGGTCGCATCGGATATACTTGGTTACAGTCTGAATATGCTGACACTTCTGGGCACGCTCATAGCCCTGGGTATGCTGGTTGACGAAGCGATAGTAGTTGCGGAGAACATCTACCGCTATATCGAAGAGGGTATGGATGCCAAAGAGGCTGCCGTGAAGGGTTCTGTTGAGATGTTTCCGGCTGTACTGACGGCTACGATGACGACGGTTTTCGCTTTTTTGCCTCTGCTGATGCTCAGCGGCAAACTGGGGGAGTTCATAAAGGTCCTTCCGGTTATGATCAGTATACTGCTGCTGAGCTCCCTCTTCGAAGCGTTCTACTTTCTTCCTCTTCATGCCAAAGACCTGCTGAAACCGACGAAAGAGGCGAGCTTTACAAGGCGCTTCTGGGAGAAAAGCTATAAAATCTACGCGGCTCTTTTGCGTCCCGTGATAAGGCACAGATACCTCTCTCTGTTTCTGATACTCATTTTTATAGGCTCGACAACCTACCTGTTGGCCAAACAGAGCAAGTTTCAGCTCTTTCCGGACTTCGATACGACACAGATCTATGTAAACGGCGAAGTAGATATAAACAACGACCTGTTCGATAATGAAAAGATAGTGACCCAGCTTGAAGAGGCACTGCTTAAAAAGCTTCCCGAAGAGGATGTATCCTCCATCACGGCGGTTATAGGATTGAAGCTCGACAGCAACAACAAAGGTGAACATGCAGACAACCTTTTTCAGATATTCGTCAACCTCCACGAGCCTGTTCCGAAAAACTTCTTTGACCGTTATATAAACCCTTATCTGAGCCCGGAGTATGACGACTCCGATATGATGAGAAGGCGCTCCGCGCAGGAGGTGGCTGCCGAGATACAGAAAATAGTCGAGCCTTTCAGGCATAAAAAAGATAGTTACGGGCCGCTTTTCAAAGAGCTAAATGTCATTGTGCCGCAGGCGGGGATCGTGAAGAGCGATATAGAGATTTCTCTCGGCGGAGATCCAGAAAAGGTTCAAGAAGCCCTGGTACGGCTCAAGAAAGAGCTTGAAAAGATAGAGGGTGTCGAAAATATCACCGACGACGCCAAAGAGGGTGAAGATGAGCTGAAACTCAGGGTTAACCGGTACGGCCAGCGGTTGGGATTTACCGAAGGTGACATAACGGCCTCTCTGCAGCCCTTTTTTCTCAAGGGGGAGTATGCGAAGATGTTCAACGACGAAGGGGTAGTCCGTATTCGGCTCGAAGATGTAAACAAGGAGAGGTATGAGACTCTGAAGCGTTTCGAGCTTCAGATTCCGGGGAGCGTAGAGAGGGTAAAACTTGCCGAAATCGTTGACTTTGAGAGAAAAAAGAGTTTCGCCAAGATCTACAAGGTTGACGGAGAGAGGGTGAGCACGGTCTACGCTTCACTCAACAAACACATTATAACCTCATCGGAAGTGATGGATAGGCTCTCGAACTTTTTCGACTCGGTAAAAAAAGAGGGGGTTACGGTCGATATAAAAGGCGAGGAGAAAGAGAACCGTACCGTTAAGCGGGAAATTATACAGTCGGCGGTCATAGCGCTCTTTCTGATCTTCGTCGCCCTTGTCTGGATGTTCGACTCGATCGCGCTGCCGCTTATAACCCTATCGACGATACCGCTTTCGATACTCGGAGTGCTGATAGGCCATTTCATAATGGGAATAAACCTCACCATGCCGAGTCTTATAGGAATTGTAGGACTATCGGGAGTAATCGTCAACGACGGTCTCATAATGATAGATTTCATAAAAAAGAGCCGAGACCTCGATTCGTTGCTGGAACGTGCCAGGCTGAGGCTCAGACCGATCCTGCTCACATCGATCACTACGGTTCTGGGACTCTCGTCGCTGATGTTTTTCGCCTCGGGCCAGGCCCTGATATTACAACCGATGGCGGTAACACTCGGATTCGGGCTCATCTGGGCTACGGTTTTGAACCTCTACTATGTTCCTCTGCTATTTTCGATTCTTTACAGGGTAGAGGTAAAAGAGTCTTGATGACGACTTTTTGAGTAAATTTAAGCTCATCTTTGTGATAATATTTCTTAAAGATGAGGAGTGAAATAAAATGTTCAAATGTATTGAAGCAAAAGATGAGGAATTGATAAAAGAGATTTATCGTTTTAGGTATCAAATTGCTTGTGAAGAAGACAATATTTTTGATAAAAAAAACTACCCAAAGGGAATGGAAACAGATAAATATGACAAATATAGTACACAGTATGCTTTTTTTGATATGGACAGAAAACTTGCTGCGTGTGTTCGTCTGGTACATAACTCCGAAATTGGTTATCCGACATCAAATGCATTGAAAATCAATACAGAAGATAAAAGCAAATTAAGCAAATATGTTCAGGAGCGAAAAATTGGTGAGCTCTCTAGGATATTCATCCGAAAAGATTGCAGAGGTATGAAAAATACCAGGCAAATCATCGATTTGGTCAAACTGAATGCGGGTATCAAAATGAAAGAGATGGGAATAGTTTGTTCATACGGGGCATTGGAGGAGAGTTTCTTGCGACTGCTGTTGATCTTAAAAATGCCTTATCGCCCTATAGGTTCGTACCAGCTATATGGCAACAGAATGCGTGCACCATGTATAATGGATACAGATGAACTGTTCGAGTTAAATAAGGAGCTTTTTCTTGAAACGGTTCATTAACATTCTTGTAATACTTTCAGCATTTTATTTGACGGCATATGGAAATAATGTTAATGTTAAAAATCTTCTGGAAAGTATCGGTGAAGATGCACATGAGATAGGGGTTATTGCCGAAAAGACTGGTATCAGTGAACCGTATCAACCGTATATCATCTCGGTATTTACCGGAAAAGAGCTAGAAAGGTTGGGAGTTTCCAATTTAAAAGAGGCGTTACTGCTCGTACCTGGAGTGGATATAGCGACGGACAATATGGACAATCAACGTCTTGTTTTCAGGGGCTCAAACCCTTTCGCGTATGGACAGAGCAAACTCTTTATAGACGGTGTCGAAGTGAATGATCTTTTCTTTGACAGTTACGGACCATGGCTCTCCATGCCTATAGAGATGATAAAACGCATAGAGGTAACTCGCGGCCCCGGAGGAATCAGCAATGGAGTAAACGCCTATGCAGGTTCTATACGGGTTATCACGTATGCGGAACATCTTCCTTCGGAGAAGAGTCCAAAAAAAGTTGTGGCGAAGATCGGCAGTTACGACTATAAAATGGCCGGCGCCGTTTTAAGGCACAGTGAAGGAGACTTTTCCGTCTATGCGGATATCTACTACCAAAAGGATGACAAATCTCTGTATGTTGGCAAAGATTCACTCTCTACCGGCCGTTACGGCGCCGTCAATGTACCTCTTTCAAAAGATGGAGACGCGCCGCTTTGGATGAGAAGCTATATGCTGGGTCTACGGATGCAGTATGGTGCATTGAGGCTTGATCTGAGAAGCCTATATTATGAGAGAGGGAGCGCTTTCGGTATAAACGGAATGCTTCCCGAACCGTCCGATCATGCAAAATTCCCGATCTCCTTCGCGCAGATCAGCTACGACAAAAGCTTTGAAAACTTCGCGCTGGTTGTAGACGGAGGTGTTAAGCTAAGCTCTTTCAAGAGTGCATCTATGCTTGCACCGGACGGACTTGTCTTTCCTGTTACTTTGACTTCTACCGGATTTATCGATCAACCTTTGGTTTTTTCTGAAGGCTTTTACGGAATACATGAGGTAGAGCAGCGCCAACTCTATCAGAGTTCAAATATCACCTACAGCGGAGTGGAGTCGCACAGATTGGATGTCGGTTATTTCGTCTCGAGCGAAAAGGTGCTGAAAGAGGTTACCATAACAACCGACAGATCTGACGGTATCGGGTTGGTGGATTATTCTCAGACTCTACCTTTTACAGACCCAAATGCGAAACGTAATACATTCCGCTTTTTTATACAGGATCGTTACCGCTACTCGGAAAAACTTACTTTTCAGGCGGGCCTGAATGTTGAAAAAAGCAGTGACATTTCAACGCAGTTCAATCCGAGAGTCTCTGCGGTGTACCAGTTGAACGGCTCCAACGTATACAAGCTTATCTACAGTCGCTCCACAAGAACTCCATCGTGGCAGGAGGTATATACACTGAACAACAATACCCGCGTCGGAAACCATGATCTCGAACCGGAAGTTGTCAACGCCTGGGAAGCGGCATATATTCACAGATTCGGAACCGGAGAGTTTGTGCAGTTGAACCTGTTCTATCTTAAAAACAGTGACCAGATAGATAACCTGAATGAAGATTACCAATATAGAAACAGCGGAAGTTCCGATATCTGGGGTGCTACTGTAGAGTATAAGGCTCATATCGGGAACAGGGGTAAAATCTATTTCAATTATACTTGGCTGAACGGCAAGAAGTCTGACGATAGTCCACTGGACAACGCTGCGCACAACCTGGC
It encodes the following:
- a CDS encoding RND multidrug efflux transporter codes for the protein MIEKFIRFAIEKPILNHIFLVFLFLLSIFAYINIPKEIFPPANLDRITVTGHYAGASADTLDKMAVHSIEDGLKNLSEIDSVESVIKNGSFSIGADIKPGNDADLALSDVKDVIANIRRDLPSDMDEPIAKVAKRSFPLVIIAVAGDVPKKRLLQISEEIKSDLAGFKDLSDIVIYGDADDELDIILDVAKIEAYGLTKRSVVNTLSRISSIFPIGSIKERGNHLFVSTINGEKSAEALEETLLKIDGRTIRLKDIAEVKFTLSDPAEISHFNGIKNVSISVSKSEEGNAIALSKQIRELLAGYSEKYGNLTFNVYTDTSVWIKNRLNTVVSNIIFGLSLVFLSMLLFVNARIALVVAVGIPVSFMIGLVASDILGYSLNMLTLLGTLIALGMLVDEAIVVAENIYRYIEEGMDAKEAAVKGSVEMFPAVLTATMTTVFAFLPLLMLSGKLGEFIKVLPVMISILLLSSLFEAFYFLPLHAKDLLKPTKEASFTRRFWEKSYKIYAALLRPVIRHRYLSLFLILIFIGSTTYLLAKQSKFQLFPDFDTTQIYVNGEVDINNDLFDNEKIVTQLEEALLKKLPEEDVSSITAVIGLKLDSNNKGEHADNLFQIFVNLHEPVPKNFFDRYINPYLSPEYDDSDMMRRRSAQEVAAEIQKIVEPFRHKKDSYGPLFKELNVIVPQAGIVKSDIEISLGGDPEKVQEALVRLKKELEKIEGVENITDDAKEGEDELKLRVNRYGQRLGFTEGDITASLQPFFLKGEYAKMFNDEGVVRIRLEDVNKERYETLKRFELQIPGSVERVKLAEIVDFERKKSFAKIYKVDGERVSTVYASLNKHIITSSEVMDRLSNFFDSVKKEGVTVDIKGEEKENRTVKREIIQSAVIALFLIFVALVWMFDSIALPLITLSTIPLSILGVLIGHFIMGINLTMPSLIGIVGLSGVIVNDGLIMIDFIKKSRDLDSLLERARLRLRPILLTSITTVLGLSSLMFFASGQALILQPMAVTLGFGLIWATVLNLYYVPLLFSILYRVEVKES
- a CDS encoding TonB-dependent receptor, with translation MKRFINILVILSAFYLTAYGNNVNVKNLLESIGEDAHEIGVIAEKTGISEPYQPYIISVFTGKELERLGVSNLKEALLLVPGVDIATDNMDNQRLVFRGSNPFAYGQSKLFIDGVEVNDLFFDSYGPWLSMPIEMIKRIEVTRGPGGISNGVNAYAGSIRVITYAEHLPSEKSPKKVVAKIGSYDYKMAGAVLRHSEGDFSVYADIYYQKDDKSLYVGKDSLSTGRYGAVNVPLSKDGDAPLWMRSYMLGLRMQYGALRLDLRSLYYERGSAFGINGMLPEPSDHAKFPISFAQISYDKSFENFALVVDGGVKLSSFKSASMLAPDGLVFPVTLTSTGFIDQPLVFSEGFYGIHEVEQRQLYQSSNITYSGVESHRLDVGYFVSSEKVLKEVTITTDRSDGIGLVDYSQTLPFTDPNAKRNTFRFFIQDRYRYSEKLTFQAGLNVEKSSDISTQFNPRVSAVYQLNGSNVYKLIYSRSTRTPSWQEVYTLNNNTRVGNHDLEPEVVNAWEAAYIHRFGTGEFVQLNLFYLKNSDQIDNLNEDYQYRNSGSSDIWGATVEYKAHIGNRGKIYFNYTWLNGKKSDDSPLDNAAHNLAKATYYMSLSENWNIGAVARYVGSKIRASYDYRTEKVPAYSTLDLTLGFTERGGFKTRLSVKNVFDAEIRYPSEPYTYDTDYPAEGRTVMLTLAKAF